From Alienimonas californiensis, a single genomic window includes:
- a CDS encoding ATP-binding protein: protein MRIERLDLIAFGPFAGLSLDFSAPGLHVVYGPNEAGKSTALRAVRDALFGIPGQSPDNHRHDYRALRIGMTLAPGGAAAGDVSDGRLSFRRRKGNKNTLLGDGDAETALPDDRLAPFLNGTTEEAFNKLHGLRLKELSEGSEELLAGGGEVGQLLFASSGGLSGLRHVREGLRKEMDELFLARGRNPTINADLRTLKELRQQTHNEGLSPTDWANRTAAIEDLRRTRDELKKEAETKRAEAARARRLRAARGTADRLTDALARQAELEEQVSADAPLRAAADRLEHLRRRAAAAAAAAEDREGLDRRAAAATASAERALRDLAPAGAAADWSPPDLSDPQRAHLAAAADAHSELARDLSDAASKRRAAAERVEELTATLADRAAISETAADALAAALRRAAALPGPAAAVKLDRQIEALTKKIAAGLARLRGFDGTAADLSAFSIPAEATLDRFAADRQTAVARLAEARGLLERCEADADDARANLAALSAAGPVPSEADLAAARQAREEVWAAVRSRLTAAGQTDSSPDGLIHRQEQATADADEAADALRAEAKQVERVAALKAEIARHEARAATARDRRAAAESAVERLDADWAAQWPALSVAPHPPAEMRSWRATAAAVEEDYSTLVELRDRRADDVAEATAAAAELAARLAEVEAGLDRGEADVEALRETLVALSWEELQDRAARARKRLDVRVGQQGVMEENLQRMEAARSEAAAAEADAKAGLAAWAADWATATAPLGLSIGGERTHDERGEPSGPNPAAVRAFLNGWGTVQGHRKDAAEARGRLAEIDAAQTRFAADAAALAGSLAPDLPPDADPAEQIALLSERLAAATERARELRDLPAEIRTLQRDLDVQRAGEEADAFLAAARAGDPDELDARAESLEAEAQDLDERRDQAITAVRDAEAALDALDTRGAAAEAEQKAQGLLAKLDDDADRYARFALADALLAAAAERHRARHQGPVLARAGRLFARLTGGSFAGLDVTLEHGDEPTLVGVRPATVAESGEEGAVTIPGETLLPPAMSDGTRDALYLALRLAGLAETASGRPVPPLIVDDALERFDDARTAAALATLAELADPASAASGNGTFGGTVQVILFTHHARVAELAAGLTNARATVHRLPTDHLPGERAEPPTPRLEPPAAAPAGPPPPRRPAVSKPDAEKRATTPPKPKPKAPADDARQTLFL from the coding sequence GTGCGGATCGAACGGCTCGACCTGATCGCTTTCGGCCCGTTCGCGGGGCTGTCGCTGGATTTCAGCGCCCCCGGTCTGCACGTCGTGTACGGGCCGAACGAGGCCGGCAAGAGCACCGCCCTGCGGGCCGTCCGCGACGCCCTGTTCGGCATCCCCGGGCAGTCGCCGGACAACCACCGCCACGACTACCGCGCCCTGCGGATCGGCATGACCCTCGCCCCCGGCGGGGCCGCGGCGGGAGACGTGAGCGACGGCCGCCTGAGCTTCCGGCGCCGCAAGGGCAACAAAAACACGCTGCTGGGCGACGGCGACGCCGAAACGGCCCTGCCGGACGACCGCCTCGCCCCCTTCCTGAACGGCACGACCGAGGAGGCCTTCAATAAGCTCCACGGCCTGCGCCTGAAGGAGTTGTCCGAGGGCAGCGAGGAACTGCTCGCCGGCGGCGGGGAGGTCGGTCAGTTGCTGTTCGCCTCCTCCGGCGGGCTCTCCGGCCTGCGGCACGTGCGGGAGGGCCTGCGGAAGGAGATGGACGAGCTGTTCCTCGCCCGCGGCCGCAATCCCACCATCAACGCCGACCTGCGGACCCTCAAAGAACTCCGCCAGCAAACCCACAACGAGGGCCTCTCCCCGACGGATTGGGCGAACCGCACGGCGGCGATCGAAGACCTCCGCCGGACCCGGGACGAGTTGAAGAAAGAGGCGGAGACGAAGCGGGCCGAGGCCGCCCGCGCCCGCCGGCTGCGGGCCGCCCGGGGCACGGCGGACCGGCTGACCGACGCCCTCGCCCGACAGGCGGAGTTGGAGGAACAGGTCTCCGCCGACGCCCCCCTGCGGGCCGCCGCCGACCGGCTGGAACACCTTCGCAGGCGGGCCGCCGCCGCGGCCGCCGCCGCGGAGGATCGGGAGGGCCTGGACCGCCGGGCCGCCGCGGCGACCGCCTCCGCCGAGCGGGCGCTGCGGGACTTGGCCCCCGCCGGCGCCGCCGCCGACTGGAGCCCGCCGGACCTGTCGGACCCGCAACGGGCGCACCTCGCCGCCGCCGCGGACGCCCATTCCGAACTGGCCCGGGACCTGTCGGACGCCGCCTCCAAGCGGCGGGCCGCCGCGGAGCGGGTGGAGGAACTGACCGCGACGCTGGCCGACCGGGCGGCGATCTCCGAGACCGCCGCGGACGCCCTCGCCGCCGCCCTCCGCCGGGCCGCGGCGCTGCCCGGCCCGGCCGCCGCCGTGAAGCTCGACCGGCAGATCGAGGCCCTGACGAAGAAGATCGCCGCCGGCCTCGCCCGGCTGCGCGGGTTCGACGGGACCGCGGCCGACCTGTCGGCGTTCTCGATCCCCGCGGAGGCCACGCTGGACCGCTTCGCCGCCGACCGGCAAACCGCCGTCGCCCGCCTCGCCGAGGCCCGCGGCCTGCTGGAGCGGTGCGAAGCGGACGCCGACGACGCCCGGGCCAACCTCGCCGCCCTCTCCGCCGCCGGCCCGGTGCCGTCCGAGGCGGACCTCGCCGCCGCCCGGCAGGCCCGGGAGGAAGTCTGGGCCGCGGTGCGGTCCCGTCTGACCGCCGCGGGACAGACGGACAGCTCGCCGGACGGGCTGATCCATCGGCAGGAACAGGCCACGGCGGACGCCGACGAGGCGGCCGACGCCCTGCGGGCCGAGGCCAAACAGGTGGAACGGGTCGCCGCCCTGAAGGCGGAGATCGCCCGGCACGAAGCCCGCGCCGCGACCGCCCGCGACCGGCGGGCCGCCGCCGAGTCGGCGGTGGAGCGGCTGGACGCCGACTGGGCGGCCCAGTGGCCGGCTCTCTCCGTCGCCCCGCACCCGCCGGCGGAGATGCGCTCCTGGCGGGCGACCGCGGCGGCGGTGGAGGAGGATTACAGCACGCTGGTCGAACTCCGCGACCGCCGGGCCGACGACGTCGCCGAGGCGACCGCCGCCGCCGCCGAGTTGGCCGCCCGGCTCGCCGAGGTGGAGGCGGGCCTGGACCGTGGGGAGGCCGACGTCGAGGCGCTGCGGGAGACGCTCGTCGCGTTGTCGTGGGAGGAGCTTCAGGATCGGGCGGCCCGCGCCCGCAAGCGGCTGGACGTGCGCGTCGGTCAGCAGGGCGTGATGGAGGAGAATCTGCAGCGGATGGAGGCCGCCCGCAGCGAGGCCGCCGCCGCGGAGGCCGACGCCAAAGCCGGCCTCGCCGCCTGGGCCGCCGACTGGGCGACCGCCACCGCCCCGCTCGGCCTGTCGATCGGCGGGGAGCGAACCCACGACGAACGCGGCGAACCGAGCGGCCCCAACCCGGCCGCGGTGCGGGCCTTCCTGAACGGCTGGGGCACGGTGCAGGGGCACCGCAAGGACGCCGCCGAGGCCCGCGGCCGGCTCGCGGAGATCGACGCCGCCCAAACCCGCTTCGCCGCGGACGCCGCCGCCCTCGCCGGGTCGCTCGCCCCGGACCTCCCGCCGGACGCGGACCCGGCGGAGCAGATCGCCCTGCTCTCGGAGCGGCTGGCCGCGGCGACAGAGCGGGCCCGGGAACTGCGAGACCTGCCGGCGGAGATTCGGACGCTGCAACGCGACCTGGACGTGCAGCGGGCCGGGGAGGAGGCCGACGCCTTCCTCGCCGCCGCCCGGGCCGGCGACCCGGACGAGCTGGACGCCCGGGCCGAATCGCTGGAGGCGGAGGCGCAGGACCTCGACGAACGCCGCGATCAGGCCATCACCGCCGTGCGGGACGCCGAGGCGGCTCTGGACGCTCTCGACACCCGCGGGGCCGCCGCCGAGGCGGAGCAGAAGGCCCAGGGCCTGCTGGCCAAGCTGGACGACGACGCCGACCGCTACGCCCGCTTCGCCCTCGCCGACGCCCTGCTGGCCGCCGCCGCGGAGCGGCACCGCGCCCGCCATCAGGGCCCGGTGCTGGCCCGGGCCGGGCGGCTGTTCGCCCGACTGACGGGCGGCTCCTTCGCCGGCTTGGACGTGACGTTGGAGCACGGCGACGAGCCCACGCTGGTCGGCGTGCGGCCGGCGACCGTCGCCGAGTCGGGGGAGGAGGGCGCCGTGACGATCCCGGGCGAAACGCTGCTGCCCCCCGCGATGAGCGACGGCACCCGGGACGCCCTGTACCTCGCCCTGCGGCTGGCCGGCCTGGCGGAAACGGCCTCCGGACGGCCGGTCCCCCCGCTGATCGTGGACGACGCCCTGGAACGCTTCGACGACGCCCGCACCGCCGCCGCCCTCGCCACGCTCGCCGAACTGGCCGACCCCGCGAGCGCGGCGAGCGGCAACGGGACGTTCGGCGGCACCGTGCAGGTCATCCTGTTCACCCACCACGCCCGCGTCGCGGAGTTGGCCGCCGGCCTGACGAACGCCCGGGCGACGGTGCACCGCCTGCCGACCGATCACCTGCCGGGCGAGCGTGCGGAGCCGCCGACACCGCGACTCGAACCGCCAGCAGCCGCCCCGGCCGGCCCCCCGCCGCCCCGCCGCCCGGCGGTGTCGAAGCCGGACGCGGAGAAGCGGGCTACGACCCCGCCCAAACCGAAGCCCAAGGCTCCCGCGGACGACGCCCGCCAGACGTTGTTCCTCTGA
- a CDS encoding DUF4350 domain-containing protein translates to MMTRVPLGARDAAWATACVLALLAQFAPADWRPALPDDTRSPAPEGQKALVLLAERAGYETVRRESPLAVVAGEETPADTLLVVLGPARELTGGEEDVLEEWVSDGGGLLFATREGRSLDLGPLGRVEGNGGEDVGRLEGAEPSLAAGLDSTGLKLFWPYGGTVEGAGEALVKAGANDEDRVALTQTWRGGTAVLAAGSAGFSNRSLAWGDNAALAFRLLERAANGRRRIVFDESLNLTGTPKTVALLLDPELRPLTLHLCLLALLWGWWRGRAFGPPLPDPDPPRRTLTDHTDAAGDLAWRTGDGAGVVGWYRRAVARDLRLPADAKERAKRAEALAVAAGRDPAAVRDLFARLAAVDARTQPGMKTAMKRRAAAGLIRELAALRADAGRRRR, encoded by the coding sequence ATGATGACGCGCGTGCCGCTGGGCGCCCGGGACGCGGCGTGGGCGACGGCCTGCGTGCTGGCGCTGCTCGCGCAGTTCGCCCCGGCCGACTGGCGGCCCGCCCTGCCGGACGACACCCGCAGCCCGGCGCCGGAGGGTCAGAAGGCCCTCGTGCTGCTCGCCGAGCGGGCCGGTTACGAAACGGTTCGCCGGGAATCGCCGCTGGCGGTCGTGGCGGGTGAGGAGACCCCGGCGGACACGTTGCTGGTCGTGCTCGGCCCGGCCCGCGAACTGACGGGGGGGGAAGAGGACGTGCTGGAGGAGTGGGTGAGTGACGGCGGCGGGCTGCTGTTCGCCACCCGGGAGGGGCGGTCGCTGGACCTCGGGCCGCTCGGCCGGGTGGAAGGCAACGGCGGGGAGGACGTCGGCCGGTTGGAGGGGGCGGAGCCCTCCCTCGCCGCCGGGCTCGACTCGACAGGACTCAAACTGTTCTGGCCGTACGGCGGCACGGTCGAGGGGGCGGGGGAGGCGCTGGTGAAGGCCGGGGCGAACGACGAGGACCGCGTGGCCCTCACCCAAACCTGGCGGGGCGGGACGGCCGTGCTGGCGGCGGGGTCGGCGGGGTTCAGCAACCGCTCGCTGGCCTGGGGCGACAACGCGGCGCTGGCCTTCCGCCTGCTGGAGCGGGCCGCGAACGGGCGCCGGCGGATCGTGTTCGACGAATCGCTGAACCTGACCGGCACCCCGAAGACGGTGGCGTTGCTGCTCGACCCGGAATTGCGGCCGCTCACGTTGCATTTGTGCTTGTTGGCCCTGCTGTGGGGCTGGTGGCGGGGGCGGGCGTTCGGCCCGCCGCTGCCGGACCCGGACCCGCCGCGGCGGACCCTCACCGATCACACCGACGCCGCCGGCGATCTCGCCTGGCGCACCGGGGACGGGGCGGGCGTGGTGGGCTGGTACCGCCGGGCCGTCGCCCGGGACCTGCGTCTGCCGGCGGACGCCAAGGAGCGGGCGAAGCGGGCCGAGGCGCTCGCCGTCGCCGCCGGCCGCGACCCCGCGGCGGTGCGGGACCTGTTCGCCCGATTGGCCGCCGTCGACGCCCGCACCCAGCCGGGCATGAAAACCGCGATGAAGCGCCGGGCGGCGGCCGGCTTGATCCGCGAACTCGCCGCCCTGCGCGCCGACGCCGGCCGCCGCCGGCGGTAG
- a CDS encoding sulfatase-like hydrolase/transferase, translating to MFTAPLLAAFLLTAAPDAAPAPPVNVLWITCEDLSPRLDSYGDPLARTPHLDRLAAEGTRYTHAFGVYGVCSPNRFTLITGTYPTAAGAGPMRTVKRTSALADVTDPVLRAIPTWEATPPAPVRCFPELLRAAGYYCTNNSKQDYQFTPPVTVWDESGKKAHWRNRPGHGTAEAAPFFAVFNLMTTHESKLHERTSPAITDRAAVTVPPFLPDTLAMREDFARQYDNLAVLDEEVGALLAELDADGLRENTVVMFFSDHGDGLPRHKRWVYDSGLQVPLIVRFPAGHPDRGEPGTTNDRLVSFVDFAPTVLSLAGIEPPAWLPGPAFLGEYAGEPREYVFAARDRMDPAPETIRAARGPRFKYVRNLRPDLPYWGFVPYRDRAAGAAEITDLIARNALGPDQWQLSGASKPQEELYDTQADPHEIRNLAADPAYADVLTDLRTATERWMEQTNDSRTLDGAELIATLWPNGQQPRTAKPLILEADGLVTIRCETAGASIGYKLPGDQTWRVYAEPFTPEPGATVRAIAHRIGWKPSQVVRLEN from the coding sequence ATGTTCACCGCCCCGCTGCTCGCCGCGTTCCTACTCACGGCCGCTCCCGACGCGGCACCGGCGCCGCCGGTCAACGTGCTGTGGATCACCTGCGAGGACCTCTCGCCCCGGCTGGATTCCTACGGCGATCCGCTGGCCCGCACGCCGCACCTCGACCGATTGGCGGCGGAGGGCACGCGGTACACGCACGCCTTCGGGGTGTACGGGGTCTGCTCGCCGAACCGGTTCACGCTGATCACCGGGACCTATCCCACGGCCGCCGGGGCCGGGCCGATGCGGACGGTCAAACGCACCAGCGCCCTGGCGGACGTGACCGACCCCGTGCTGCGGGCGATTCCCACCTGGGAGGCCACCCCCCCGGCCCCGGTGCGGTGCTTCCCCGAACTGCTCCGGGCCGCGGGCTATTACTGCACAAATAACTCGAAGCAGGACTACCAGTTCACGCCGCCCGTTACCGTCTGGGACGAGAGCGGCAAGAAGGCCCACTGGCGGAACCGCCCCGGCCACGGCACGGCGGAGGCCGCCCCGTTCTTCGCGGTGTTCAACCTCATGACCACCCACGAGAGCAAACTGCACGAGCGCACCAGCCCGGCGATCACCGACCGGGCCGCGGTCACGGTCCCGCCCTTTCTGCCGGACACCCTCGCGATGCGGGAGGACTTCGCCCGGCAGTACGACAACCTCGCCGTCCTCGACGAAGAAGTCGGCGCCCTGCTGGCGGAGCTGGACGCCGACGGCCTGCGGGAGAATACGGTGGTGATGTTCTTCTCCGACCACGGCGACGGCCTGCCGCGGCACAAGCGCTGGGTCTACGACAGCGGCTTGCAGGTCCCCCTGATCGTCCGGTTCCCCGCGGGCCACCCGGACCGCGGCGAGCCGGGAACGACGAACGACCGGCTGGTGAGCTTCGTGGATTTCGCCCCCACCGTGCTGAGCCTCGCGGGGATCGAACCGCCGGCGTGGCTGCCCGGCCCGGCGTTTCTGGGCGAGTACGCCGGGGAGCCGCGGGAGTACGTCTTCGCGGCCCGGGACCGCATGGACCCGGCGCCGGAGACGATCCGGGCCGCCCGCGGGCCGCGGTTCAAATACGTCCGCAACCTGCGGCCGGACCTACCCTACTGGGGCTTCGTCCCCTACCGTGACCGGGCCGCCGGCGCCGCGGAGATCACCGACCTCATCGCCAGGAACGCCCTCGGCCCGGACCAGTGGCAGCTCTCCGGCGCCTCCAAACCGCAGGAGGAGCTGTACGACACGCAGGCCGACCCGCACGAGATCCGCAACCTCGCCGCCGACCCGGCGTACGCCGACGTGCTGACCGACCTGCGGACGGCGACGGAGCGTTGGATGGAGCAGACGAACGACTCCCGCACGCTCGACGGGGCGGAGTTGATCGCCACCCTCTGGCCCAACGGCCAGCAGCCGCGAACCGCGAAACCGCTGATTCTGGAGGCGGACGGCCTGGTGACGATCCGCTGCGAAACGGCCGGCGCCTCCATCGGCTACAAGCTGCCGGGCGACCAAACGTGGCGGGTGTACGCGGAACCCTTCACGCCGGAGCCTGGCGCGACGGTGCGGGCGATCGCCCACCGCATCGGCTGGAAGCCGAGCCAAGTCGTGCGACTGGAGAACTGA
- a CDS encoding metallophosphoesterase family protein, translating into MFRFLHAADLHIDSPLGGLAAYEGAPVGQIRTATRRAVENLVALALGEDRTPGCSEQRQPVDFVLIAGDVYDGAWRDFSTGLFFADKLNRLREADIPVVLLAGNHDADSVITRQLALPDNAVTLSTESPQSHRIDLADHGVTVHGQGFATRAVKTDLSSHYPAPDAGRFNVGLLHTSATGSEQHEPYAPCKPTELAAKGYDYWALGHIHTPWDLHDAADPHAAPIVFPGNTQGRHARELGPRGCRLVTVHDDGRVESEFRPLDVVRWDKVEVNVAELVAGGEDSPDDFLRAAAEGLEAAVANAREDRDRLLAVRVEFVGTTPADATLRADPHGLEYDVKNVANRFGGVWVEKVKISTRAPEADGAAGDDGPLGVLAEVLAEARRDPEALAALAEVALRDLRGSLRSNLSGREGPDLSDPERLKSLLADAGKLARDRLTAG; encoded by the coding sequence ATGTTTCGCTTTCTGCACGCCGCCGATCTGCACATCGACAGCCCGCTGGGCGGGCTGGCGGCGTACGAGGGGGCGCCGGTCGGGCAGATCCGCACCGCCACCCGCCGGGCCGTGGAGAACCTGGTGGCGCTGGCCCTCGGCGAGGACCGCACCCCGGGCTGCTCCGAGCAGCGGCAGCCGGTCGACTTCGTGCTGATCGCCGGGGACGTCTACGACGGCGCCTGGCGGGACTTCAGCACCGGGCTGTTCTTCGCGGACAAGCTGAACCGGTTGCGGGAGGCGGACATCCCCGTCGTCCTGCTGGCCGGCAACCACGACGCTGACAGCGTCATCACCCGGCAACTCGCCCTGCCGGACAACGCCGTCACCCTCTCCACGGAGTCCCCCCAGAGCCACCGGATCGACCTCGCCGACCACGGCGTGACCGTCCACGGCCAGGGCTTCGCCACGCGGGCGGTGAAGACGGATCTGTCGTCGCACTACCCGGCGCCGGACGCCGGGCGGTTCAACGTCGGCCTGCTGCACACCAGCGCGACCGGCAGCGAGCAGCACGAGCCCTACGCCCCCTGCAAGCCGACCGAACTGGCCGCCAAGGGCTACGATTACTGGGCGCTCGGCCACATTCATACGCCCTGGGACCTGCACGACGCGGCCGACCCGCACGCCGCCCCGATCGTCTTCCCCGGCAACACGCAGGGCCGTCACGCCCGGGAACTGGGGCCGCGGGGCTGCCGGTTGGTCACGGTGCACGACGACGGCCGGGTGGAAAGCGAGTTCCGCCCGCTGGACGTGGTGCGGTGGGACAAGGTCGAGGTGAACGTCGCCGAACTGGTCGCCGGCGGGGAGGACTCCCCCGACGACTTCCTCCGGGCCGCCGCCGAAGGGCTGGAGGCCGCCGTCGCCAACGCCCGGGAGGACCGCGACCGGTTGCTCGCCGTGCGGGTGGAGTTCGTGGGCACCACCCCGGCGGACGCCACGCTGCGGGCCGATCCGCACGGGCTCGAATACGACGTCAAGAACGTCGCCAACCGCTTCGGGGGCGTCTGGGTGGAGAAGGTAAAGATCTCCACCCGGGCCCCGGAGGCCGACGGCGCCGCCGGCGACGACGGCCCGCTGGGCGTGCTGGCCGAGGTGCTCGCCGAAGCCCGCCGCGACCCCGAGGCCCTCGCGGCGCTGGCGGAGGTCGCCCTGCGGGACCTCCGCGGTTCGCTGCGGTCGAACCTCTCCGGCCGGGAGGGGCCGGACCTGTCGGACCCGGAACGCCTGAAAAGTCTGCTCGCCGACGCCGGCAAGCTGGCCCGCGACCGCCTGACTGCCGGCTGA
- a CDS encoding calcium/sodium antiporter: MILAWFGVAAGVAMLYFGAEWLVRGGAGLARRAGLSPLAVGLTVVSLATSAPELGVSLQAALDDKDAVAVGNVLGSNVANIGLILGLAALMKPIAVATRVVKIDLPLLVLVSGWLTWVLWNGVVTRLEGALLVAGLVAYVTTTIVLARRESAKANAEADAELPPPAGSAWIEAGLMVAGLALLAVGSWALVEGAVIIARAAGLSDAVIGLTVVAFGTSLPELAATAVAAAHGEGDMAVGNVVGSNMFNALGIIGTTACVAPLSVPGDGPEGEGLHADLLVMLAAAIVLLPLLRTGYRVNRWEGLLLIAAYGGYVSWLFVR, translated from the coding sequence ATGATTCTGGCGTGGTTCGGTGTCGCGGCGGGCGTGGCGATGCTGTATTTCGGGGCGGAATGGCTGGTGCGGGGCGGCGCCGGGCTGGCCCGGCGGGCGGGCCTGAGCCCGCTGGCGGTGGGGCTGACGGTCGTCTCGCTGGCGACGAGCGCCCCGGAGCTGGGCGTGAGTTTGCAGGCGGCGCTGGACGACAAAGACGCCGTGGCGGTCGGCAACGTGCTGGGCTCCAACGTGGCGAACATCGGCCTGATCCTGGGCCTGGCGGCGCTGATGAAGCCGATTGCCGTGGCGACCCGGGTGGTGAAGATCGACCTGCCGCTGCTCGTGCTGGTCTCCGGCTGGCTGACCTGGGTGCTGTGGAACGGGGTCGTGACCCGCCTGGAGGGGGCGCTGCTGGTCGCCGGGCTGGTGGCCTACGTGACGACGACGATCGTGCTGGCCCGGCGGGAGAGCGCGAAGGCGAACGCGGAGGCCGACGCCGAACTCCCCCCGCCGGCCGGCAGCGCCTGGATCGAGGCCGGGTTGATGGTCGCCGGCCTGGCCCTGCTGGCGGTCGGCTCCTGGGCGCTGGTGGAGGGGGCGGTGATCATCGCCCGGGCCGCGGGGCTGTCCGACGCGGTGATCGGGCTGACGGTGGTCGCCTTCGGCACGAGCCTGCCGGAACTGGCCGCCACCGCCGTCGCCGCCGCCCACGGCGAGGGGGACATGGCGGTGGGGAACGTGGTCGGCTCCAACATGTTCAACGCCCTGGGCATCATCGGGACGACGGCCTGCGTCGCCCCGCTGAGCGTCCCGGGCGACGGGCCGGAGGGCGAGGGCCTGCACGCCGACCTGCTGGTGATGCTCGCTGCCGCGATCGTGCTCCTGCCGCTGCTCCGCACCGGCTACCGCGTGAATCGCTGGGAGGGTCTGCTCCTGATCGCCGCCTACGGCGGCTACGTCTCCTGGCTGTTCGTGCGGTGA
- a CDS encoding HEAT repeat domain-containing protein, translating into MANATPPPALELARTVVRAGPHSAEGVAALKALKACGPAAVDAVVEVLADPPPTPDRHPRDVWEDRGLLLWSLAKRPDCEDAILDRLAAGSLSEQDTVQALGVMSGRRSLEALIELLNADEPWVRQCAVRALQRRNGEPAPALATPALIDSLRDRSVLVKENVVSAMLSRAAFRTPAALQNLRRLRASDAFRQRHSHSWTKAGRVIELIEADAAGD; encoded by the coding sequence GTGGCCAACGCGACGCCGCCCCCCGCTTTGGAACTCGCCCGAACCGTGGTGCGGGCCGGCCCCCACTCGGCGGAGGGCGTCGCGGCGCTAAAGGCCCTGAAGGCGTGCGGGCCGGCGGCGGTCGACGCGGTCGTGGAGGTCCTCGCCGACCCGCCGCCCACGCCCGATCGTCACCCCCGGGACGTGTGGGAGGACCGCGGCCTGCTGTTGTGGTCGCTCGCCAAGCGGCCGGACTGCGAAGACGCGATCCTCGATCGCCTCGCCGCGGGATCGCTTAGCGAACAGGACACGGTGCAGGCTCTCGGCGTGATGTCGGGCCGGCGCTCGCTGGAGGCGTTGATCGAACTCCTCAACGCCGACGAGCCGTGGGTTCGTCAGTGTGCCGTCCGGGCCCTACAACGCCGGAACGGCGAGCCGGCCCCGGCCCTGGCGACCCCGGCACTGATCGATTCGCTGCGGGACCGCTCAGTCCTGGTGAAAGAGAACGTGGTCTCGGCGATGCTCTCCCGGGCCGCGTTCCGAACGCCGGCCGCTCTGCAGAACCTGCGGCGGCTACGGGCGAGCGACGCCTTTCGCCAAAGACATTCCCACAGTTGGACCAAGGCGGGCCGGGTGATCGAACTGATCGAAGCCGACGCCGCGGGCGACTGA